From Lentimicrobiaceae bacterium, a single genomic window includes:
- the hydG gene encoding [FeFe] hydrogenase H-cluster radical SAM maturase HydG, which translates to MKFYPEECKIPDKRMQPFIDADEIWEHLNNAEATPENVEKVIQKSLNKNRLTLRETAILINANTPELVEKIKAGARKLKEMVYGNRIVLFAPLYIGNKCINNCSYCGFRTGNKEAIRHTLSDQEIVREVEALEDNGQKRLILVYGEHPAYNAEYIAHTVRLVYSVKKGNGEIRRVNINAAPLSIEDFRTVKAAGIGTYQIFQETYHPEAYKRYHLGGKKTDYNYRLTSLDRAQEAGIDDVGIGALLGLYDWRFEVMGLVRHTNHFEACYNVGPHTISFPRLKDASSASFDKAYDVSDEDFTKLVAILRLAVPYTGLILTARENPEVRKEVMKFGVSQIDGGTKLEIGSYTESLNEEQNLNREQFHIGDSRSLNDIINELLDSGYLPSFCTACYRLGRTGEHFMEFSVPGFIKRYCSPNAILTLTEYLEDYAPEETKAKGYKVIEENLKKLEDDSYKVNVTEIRNRIEKIKKGERDLYF; encoded by the coding sequence ATGAAATTTTATCCCGAAGAGTGTAAGATACCCGATAAAAGGATGCAACCTTTTATTGATGCCGACGAAATATGGGAACACCTTAATAACGCCGAAGCAACACCTGAAAATGTTGAAAAAGTAATTCAAAAATCATTAAACAAAAACAGACTTACATTAAGAGAAACTGCAATACTCATTAATGCAAACACTCCCGAACTAGTAGAAAAAATTAAAGCCGGTGCAAGAAAACTAAAAGAAATGGTTTACGGAAATCGTATTGTTTTGTTTGCTCCGCTTTACATTGGAAATAAGTGTATTAACAATTGTTCGTACTGCGGTTTCAGGACAGGCAATAAAGAAGCAATCAGACATACGCTAAGCGACCAAGAAATTGTTAGAGAAGTGGAAGCATTGGAAGACAACGGACAAAAGCGTTTGATTTTGGTTTATGGCGAACACCCTGCCTACAATGCCGAATACATTGCTCATACTGTAAGATTGGTTTATTCTGTGAAAAAAGGAAACGGCGAAATAAGACGTGTTAATATTAACGCCGCTCCCTTGTCGATTGAAGATTTCAGAACGGTGAAAGCCGCAGGAATCGGAACTTATCAAATTTTTCAAGAGACCTACCACCCCGAAGCATACAAAAGATACCATTTGGGTGGCAAAAAAACCGACTACAACTACCGTCTAACTTCCTTGGATAGAGCTCAGGAAGCGGGAATTGATGATGTTGGCATTGGTGCTTTACTTGGGCTGTACGATTGGAGATTTGAAGTAATGGGATTGGTTAGACACACAAACCACTTTGAAGCATGTTACAACGTTGGTCCTCACACTATTTCGTTTCCACGTCTGAAAGATGCATCTTCGGCTTCTTTCGACAAAGCTTACGATGTTTCCGACGAAGATTTTACAAAATTGGTTGCAATACTTCGTTTGGCTGTGCCATACACAGGTTTGATACTTACCGCTCGCGAAAATCCAGAAGTAAGAAAAGAAGTAATGAAATTTGGCGTTTCGCAAATTGACGGCGGTACAAAGCTTGAAATAGGAAGCTATACCGAAAGCTTGAACGAAGAACAAAATCTGAACCGTGAACAATTCCATATTGGCGACTCCAGATCGTTGAACGATATTATTAACGAACTTTTAGATTCCGGTTATTTGCCTTCGTTCTGCACAGCTTGCTACCGATTAGGAAGAACCGGCGAACACTTTATGGAATTTTCAGTACCCGGATTTATAAAGAGATACTGCTCGCCGAACGCAATTCTAACTCTTACCGAATATTTGGAAGATTACGCTCCGGAAGAGACCAAAGCTAAAGGGTACAAGGTTATTGAAGAGAACTTAAAAAAATTAGAAGACGATAGCTATAAAGTAAACGTTACGGAGATTAGAAATAGGATTGAAAAAATTAAAAAAGGCGAAAGAGATTTGTATTTTTAA
- a CDS encoding TonB-dependent receptor encodes MIKQHKIAVTCKALILLGFIIVFNSSNLLSQTVTIVSKSTSEPVENCYVYNNDSSKVVISNSKGEFRIDNFSDSDILTISHVSYYNKSVSVLEIKGKKNKIVLDENLINLKEFVLIENKKAELLKRTYNKIDIIETKEIRDISPQSSADLLRGSGKVFVQQSQLGGGSPVIRGFESNRLLIVIDGVRMNNAIYRAGHLQNVITIDPEMLERVEVLHGPGSIMYGSDAMGGVMHFFTKNPQLSGNDTTLVNGDLSLRYGSAANDYMQSFRINVGTKKFALLSGVTAKSIGDLRQGSVRDEKYGDWGKRLYYVERINNIDSVITNPDPLVQKQSGYKQFDLFTKLLYKPCEKYSVLVNAQYSNTTDVPRYDRLNTFDGNIPKYAEWYYGPQKRALISVKQTLTNNYLLFDEMDVTMAYQNISEDRINRRFRKSKKRHQEETVNQYTFNTDFYKQVTAKNKINYGIEFIYNTVNSNAYHENVKTGEITKTAISRYPDKLNNMFHAAAYLSHKWDICDKFIFSQSLRYNYVTLNSEYTPEMLQLADFPITGVISQKNQTVNGALGFVYLPGRDWRLKANVSTGFRAPNVDDVGKINDSNSDDKLLIIPNPDLKPEQVANAELTVEKTIGHAFNFGVTGFYTKLFDAFVLQNTTINGSDSIMYEGVMSHIQFMSNTQSATLYGFEAFVLANITPSLHFSSFMTYTKGTIDKDKSPLDHIPPMFGKTSLKYIHNYITAEVYAVYNFAKPLNEYSASGEDNPVYATEDGTPAWFTLNAKVDFRISKNLNVLFGVENILDKHYRYFASGISAPGRNIFATLRAKIN; translated from the coding sequence ATGATTAAACAACATAAAATTGCAGTAACTTGTAAAGCCTTGATTTTATTAGGTTTTATCATAGTTTTCAATTCCAGCAACTTATTATCTCAAACTGTAACTATTGTTTCTAAAAGTACATCAGAGCCTGTTGAAAATTGTTATGTGTATAATAACGACAGCTCAAAAGTGGTGATTAGTAATTCAAAAGGAGAATTTAGGATTGATAATTTTTCAGACAGCGATATTCTGACTATAAGTCACGTTTCGTACTACAATAAGAGTGTTAGTGTTTTGGAAATTAAAGGCAAGAAAAATAAAATAGTTTTAGACGAGAACTTAATTAATTTGAAGGAATTTGTTTTAATTGAGAATAAGAAAGCCGAATTGCTTAAGCGGACTTACAATAAGATTGACATAATTGAGACGAAAGAAATCAGAGATATCAGTCCGCAAAGCAGCGCCGATTTATTGCGTGGTAGCGGTAAGGTATTTGTGCAGCAAAGTCAGTTAGGAGGAGGTAGTCCTGTTATCAGAGGGTTTGAATCCAACAGGTTGCTGATTGTTATCGACGGAGTTAGGATGAACAACGCTATATATCGAGCCGGACATTTGCAGAATGTCATTACAATCGACCCGGAAATGTTAGAACGTGTTGAGGTATTGCACGGACCGGGTTCGATAATGTACGGCAGCGATGCTATGGGCGGAGTTATGCACTTTTTTACAAAAAATCCGCAATTGTCGGGTAACGATACAACACTTGTGAACGGCGACTTGTCTCTACGATATGGCTCGGCAGCCAACGATTACATGCAAAGTTTTAGAATAAACGTAGGAACTAAAAAGTTTGCTTTGCTTTCGGGTGTTACTGCTAAATCCATTGGCGATTTGCGACAAGGTAGTGTTAGAGATGAAAAATACGGCGATTGGGGAAAACGTTTGTATTACGTTGAACGCATCAATAATATCGACTCCGTAATCACTAATCCCGATCCGCTTGTGCAAAAACAATCGGGTTACAAGCAATTTGATTTGTTTACCAAGTTGTTGTACAAACCATGCGAAAAGTACAGTGTTCTTGTCAATGCTCAATATTCAAACACAACCGATGTGCCTAGGTACGACCGACTAAATACTTTTGATGGAAATATCCCCAAATACGCCGAATGGTACTATGGTCCGCAAAAAAGAGCTTTAATTTCGGTAAAACAAACATTAACAAACAATTATTTGTTGTTCGACGAAATGGACGTTACCATGGCGTATCAAAATATTAGCGAGGATAGGATTAACAGGCGATTTAGAAAAAGTAAGAAACGACATCAGGAAGAAACTGTTAATCAGTACACTTTTAATACAGATTTTTACAAGCAAGTTACGGCTAAAAATAAAATCAACTACGGTATTGAATTTATTTACAATACTGTAAATTCCAATGCTTACCACGAGAATGTAAAAACAGGAGAAATCACCAAAACTGCAATTTCTAGGTATCCCGACAAATTGAACAATATGTTTCACGCAGCGGCGTATTTGTCGCACAAATGGGACATATGCGATAAATTTATTTTCTCGCAAAGTTTAAGATATAATTACGTTACTTTAAATTCGGAATATACGCCTGAAATGCTGCAGTTAGCTGACTTTCCGATAACAGGCGTAATATCTCAAAAAAATCAAACAGTAAATGGTGCCTTAGGGTTTGTGTACTTGCCCGGCAGAGATTGGCGATTAAAGGCAAATGTTTCAACAGGTTTCAGAGCACCTAATGTTGACGATGTCGGAAAGATAAACGATTCGAACTCCGACGACAAACTGCTGATAATTCCTAATCCTGACTTAAAACCCGAGCAGGTTGCTAATGCCGAACTTACCGTTGAAAAAACCATAGGACATGCATTTAATTTTGGAGTAACCGGCTTTTACACAAAACTTTTCGATGCTTTTGTGCTACAAAACACAACAATCAACGGCTCCGATTCAATTATGTACGAAGGCGTTATGTCGCATATTCAATTTATGAGCAACACTCAAAGTGCGACCTTGTACGGCTTTGAGGCATTTGTGTTAGCAAATATAACTCCATCTCTGCATTTCAGCAGTTTTATGACTTACACCAAAGGCACTATCGATAAGGATAAAAGTCCCTTAGACCATATTCCGCCTATGTTTGGTAAAACTTCTCTAAAATATATACACAATTACATTACAGCCGAAGTTTATGCTGTTTACAATTTTGCAAAACCATTGAACGAGTACAGCGCTTCAGGCGAAGATAATCCTGTGTATGCCACCGAAGACGGAACTCCGGCATGGTTTACTTTAAATGCTAAAGTTGATTTTAGGATTTCAAAAAATCTCAATGTGCTTTTTGGAGTTGAAAATATACTTGATAAACATTATCGTTATTTCGCAAGCGGAATAAGTGCACCCGGCAGAAATATTTTTGCAACTCTACGAGCTAAAATAAACTAA
- a CDS encoding TIGR02757 family protein, with the protein MFSNDNELKDFLDFYYLKYNNVSFIENDPISIPHKFTRKEDIEISAFFASILAWGKRSEIIKKSNVLIDMMDYEPYNFIINASDEEFKKIIKFYYRTFSGDDALYFVHSLKNIYTNKGGLEKVFTDAYSKTGNFKDVFIEFYDVFFELPHLVRTRKHIANPKKGSAAKRLNMFMRWMVRKDDNGVDFGLWNGISQADLMLPLDLHTANTSRKIGILTINQNNWNAVVEVTEKLRKLDSNDPIKYDFALFGVSHDKIL; encoded by the coding sequence ATGTTTAGCAACGACAACGAATTAAAAGATTTTTTAGACTTCTATTATTTGAAATACAATAATGTCAGTTTTATTGAAAACGACCCTATTAGCATTCCACATAAGTTTACCCGTAAGGAAGATATCGAAATATCGGCTTTTTTTGCATCGATATTGGCTTGGGGAAAGCGTTCGGAAATAATAAAGAAGTCGAATGTGTTGATTGATATGATGGATTACGAGCCGTATAACTTCATCATCAATGCTTCCGACGAAGAGTTTAAGAAAATAATAAAGTTTTATTACCGAACATTTTCGGGTGATGATGCTCTTTATTTCGTTCACTCGCTCAAAAACATATACACCAATAAAGGTGGTTTGGAAAAGGTATTTACCGATGCTTATTCAAAAACCGGCAATTTTAAAGATGTTTTTATTGAATTTTATGATGTTTTCTTCGAGTTGCCGCATCTTGTCAGGACAAGAAAACACATTGCAAATCCGAAGAAAGGCAGTGCAGCTAAGCGTTTAAATATGTTTATGCGTTGGATGGTCAGAAAAGATGACAATGGTGTTGATTTTGGATTGTGGAACGGTATATCGCAGGCTGACTTGATGCTACCATTAGACTTGCATACGGCAAACACATCGAGGAAAATAGGAATTTTAACCATAAATCAAAACAACTGGAATGCTGTTGTTGAAGTAACCGAAAAATTGCGAAAACTTGATAGTAACGACCCTATTAAATACGATTTTGCTTTGTTTGGCGTGAGCCACGACAAAATTTTATAG
- a CDS encoding thioredoxin family protein: MSSENETKGKVEVFYFKNELTCGVCRVLGGKIEQMLAESFPKFELCVVDTVTEPEKAASYGVFSVPVVLLYIDGKEYIREVGNISVYELKSKFERYNNLLNS; this comes from the coding sequence ATGAGTAGCGAAAATGAAACAAAAGGAAAAGTAGAAGTTTTTTATTTTAAAAACGAACTGACTTGCGGAGTTTGTCGTGTTTTGGGCGGCAAAATAGAACAAATGCTTGCAGAAAGTTTTCCAAAATTTGAGCTTTGCGTTGTAGATACTGTTACAGAACCGGAAAAAGCAGCGAGCTACGGAGTTTTTTCAGTTCCTGTGGTTTTGTTGTATATTGATGGGAAAGAATATATAAGGGAAGTTGGAAATATTTCTGTTTACGAGTTGAAATCGAAATTTGAAAGATATAATAACTTATTAAATTCATGA